The following are encoded together in the Lactuca sativa cultivar Salinas chromosome 1, Lsat_Salinas_v11, whole genome shotgun sequence genome:
- the LOC111921462 gene encoding uncharacterized mitochondrial protein AtMg00810-like has protein sequence MDTCASATVLMGFVHKSFSDPSGVAVDEKKYSAMIGSIFYLTPSRPDIMLATCLCARFHVNPKMSHLLSIKQISRYLKGTESLGIWNPTNKSFLLQAYLESKYCGLQLDKKHTLGGCQFLGGRLVSWSSRKHNCIALLTTEAGYTIAASCTSQALWMKSQLLDYGYWFNEFQSGVIHKVPLQSCTIQFNTQWRSTSIYGNNSLKIMF, from the coding sequence atggacacaTGTGCCTCTGCTACGGTACTTATGGGTTTTGTACACAAAAGCTTTTCAGACCCATCAGGTGTTGctgttgatgaaaagaagtacagTGCAATGATTGGATCAATATTCTATCTTACGCCAAGTCGTCCAGACATTATGCTTGCTACATGTCTATGTGCCAGATTTCATGTCaatccaaagatgtctcatcttttgTCTATTAAGCAAATATCCCGATACCTCAAAGGTACAGAGAGTCTCGGAATCTGGAACCCAACAAACAAGAGTTTTCTCCTTCAAGCATATTTAGAATCAAAATATTGTGGTCTACAATTGGACAAAAAACACACATTAGGTGGCTGCCAATTTTTGGGTGGTCGTTTGGTTAGTTGGTCATCTAGGAAACACAATTGCATTGCACTCTTAACAACCGAAGCAGGATACACTATTGCTGCTAGTTGCACATCTCAAGCTCTTTGGATGAAATCACAACTTTTGGACTATGGTTACTGGTTCAACGAATTCCAATCTggtgtgattcacaaagtgccatTACAATCTTGCACAATCCAATTCAACACTCAATGGCGAAGCACATCGATATACGGAAACAATTCATTGAAGATCATGTTTTAA